The following proteins are co-located in the Pyxicephalus adspersus chromosome Z, UCB_Pads_2.0, whole genome shotgun sequence genome:
- the LOC140343047 gene encoding ring finger protein-like isoform X2 produces MSGLLSRTKDLRRMHAGPGNEHLVFQCEDRTHDSSQPDEIHRHTSNFRENGKAGGPDLHSIEMKTVWDKDNRENLETLVIPIDEQLKICSVKRTLSKTSKIPLINSENRVFYVMPPAHCMDSCITIPKNQEIRFEKGLSLGSGQHDLTDSQAVDLDNGNIYLLGQEKVYDLPRTSGDSSSEYGVLENPVESNKDQVVREPQESSKLLTDEDHFEQECPICTELYDAKSHKQSLLNCKHAFCDNCIKTMVSKANEANLGKVTCPLCRQTTPMMEWEIRKLQDQVLDSGGIYIQQDYVSPEPIVRRPGLCGALEYRFQKRFRNGRLAGLSPCVRNPQRMIERLDRLQHRCHCLYLCALSFLLFAEYFCFFFLFMPIVLFTLLIIFGK; encoded by the exons ATGTCGGGACTACTAAGTAGAACTAAAGACTTGCGGAGGATGCATGCTGGCCCAG GGAATGAGCACCTAGTATTCCAGTGTGAAGATCGGACCCATGACTCCTCCCAACCTGATGAAATACACAGGCATACCTCAAACTTTAGAGAGAATGGTAAAGCAGGAGGGCCAGACTTGCACTCCATAGAGATGAAAACTGTGTGGGACAAAGACAATAGAGAAAACCTGGAGACTCTTGTTATCCCCATTGATGAACAGCTCAAGATTTGCTCTGTTAAAAGAACCCTCTCAAAAACTAGTAAAATACCTCTAATTAATAGTGAAAATAGAGTTTTTTATGTCATGCCACCAGCACACTGTATGGACAGTTGTATAACCATACCTAAGAACCAAGAGATAAGGTTTGAAAAAGGTCTCAGTCTAGGTTCAGGTCAACATGACTTAACAGATTCACAAGCTGTTGATCTTGACAATGGAAATATTTACCTGTTGGGTCAAGAAAAGGTTTATGACTTACCAAGAACTTCAGGTGATTCCAGTTCTGAATATGGTGTACTAGAAAACCCAGTTGAAAGTAACAAAGATCAGGTGGTCAGGGAACCCCAAGAATCCTCCAAGCTTCTAACAGATGAGGATCATTTTGAACAGGAATGCCCCATTTGTACTGAACTATATGATGCCAAAAGCCATAAACAGTCATTGCTCAATTGCAAACATGCTTTTTGTGACAACTGTATAAAAACTATGGTCAGCAAAGCCAATGAGGCCAACCTTGGCAAGGTGACGTGCCCTCTTTGCCGCCAGACAACCCCAATGATGGAGTGGGAGATCCGTAAGTTGCAGGACCAGGTGTTGGACAGTGGTGGCATCTACATCCAGCAGGACTATGTGTCACCAGAGCCAATTGTTCGAAGACCTGGACTATGTGGAGCTCTGGAGTATAGATTTCAGAAACGCTTTAGAAATGGGCGTTTGGCAGGTTTGTCACCTTGTGTACGTAATCCGCAAAGAATGATAGAACGACTGGATAGGCTTCAGCATCGCTGCCACTGTTTGTACCTTTGTGcattatcatttttactttttgccgagtatttttgctttttcttcttgtttatgCCCATTGTTCTTTTTACACTGttaatcatttttggaaaatag
- the LOC140343047 gene encoding ring finger protein-like isoform X1: protein MSFFMLVAWLLYSCVGCALLSLTHNMFLGNEHLVFQCEDRTHDSSQPDEIHRHTSNFRENGKAGGPDLHSIEMKTVWDKDNRENLETLVIPIDEQLKICSVKRTLSKTSKIPLINSENRVFYVMPPAHCMDSCITIPKNQEIRFEKGLSLGSGQHDLTDSQAVDLDNGNIYLLGQEKVYDLPRTSGDSSSEYGVLENPVESNKDQVVREPQESSKLLTDEDHFEQECPICTELYDAKSHKQSLLNCKHAFCDNCIKTMVSKANEANLGKVTCPLCRQTTPMMEWEIRKLQDQVLDSGGIYIQQDYVSPEPIVRRPGLCGALEYRFQKRFRNGRLAGLSPCVRNPQRMIERLDRLQHRCHCLYLCALSFLLFAEYFCFFFLFMPIVLFTLLIIFGK, encoded by the exons ATGTCCTTTTtcatgctagttgcctggctgttatattCATGTGTTGGCTGTGCTCTGCTATCACTGACGCACAACATGTTCTTag GGAATGAGCACCTAGTATTCCAGTGTGAAGATCGGACCCATGACTCCTCCCAACCTGATGAAATACACAGGCATACCTCAAACTTTAGAGAGAATGGTAAAGCAGGAGGGCCAGACTTGCACTCCATAGAGATGAAAACTGTGTGGGACAAAGACAATAGAGAAAACCTGGAGACTCTTGTTATCCCCATTGATGAACAGCTCAAGATTTGCTCTGTTAAAAGAACCCTCTCAAAAACTAGTAAAATACCTCTAATTAATAGTGAAAATAGAGTTTTTTATGTCATGCCACCAGCACACTGTATGGACAGTTGTATAACCATACCTAAGAACCAAGAGATAAGGTTTGAAAAAGGTCTCAGTCTAGGTTCAGGTCAACATGACTTAACAGATTCACAAGCTGTTGATCTTGACAATGGAAATATTTACCTGTTGGGTCAAGAAAAGGTTTATGACTTACCAAGAACTTCAGGTGATTCCAGTTCTGAATATGGTGTACTAGAAAACCCAGTTGAAAGTAACAAAGATCAGGTGGTCAGGGAACCCCAAGAATCCTCCAAGCTTCTAACAGATGAGGATCATTTTGAACAGGAATGCCCCATTTGTACTGAACTATATGATGCCAAAAGCCATAAACAGTCATTGCTCAATTGCAAACATGCTTTTTGTGACAACTGTATAAAAACTATGGTCAGCAAAGCCAATGAGGCCAACCTTGGCAAGGTGACGTGCCCTCTTTGCCGCCAGACAACCCCAATGATGGAGTGGGAGATCCGTAAGTTGCAGGACCAGGTGTTGGACAGTGGTGGCATCTACATCCAGCAGGACTATGTGTCACCAGAGCCAATTGTTCGAAGACCTGGACTATGTGGAGCTCTGGAGTATAGATTTCAGAAACGCTTTAGAAATGGGCGTTTGGCAGGTTTGTCACCTTGTGTACGTAATCCGCAAAGAATGATAGAACGACTGGATAGGCTTCAGCATCGCTGCCACTGTTTGTACCTTTGTGcattatcatttttactttttgccgagtatttttgctttttcttcttgtttatgCCCATTGTTCTTTTTACACTGttaatcatttttggaaaatag